A section of the Corynebacterium auris genome encodes:
- a CDS encoding DUF3043 domain-containing protein, producing MKLPWKKTDASTGPAEAAPVEQPVEEPAPVLPKGYTPPKGRPTPTRQEQEIKRGVRRDPDALTPAQRRQREKELKQSLPKEEWKAYKRKRREEARAANRQVQSRIDAGDERYLLERDKGEVRRFTRDWVDARRFANNYVMPATLVMLLILLLSTVFPRASAVLSLVTMFFIIAIFAEGITIGVRANRAARERFPNTTETGFGLGLYAFSRATQPRNWRSPKPRVAIGDAI from the coding sequence GTGAAACTTCCGTGGAAGAAAACTGATGCGTCCACAGGCCCTGCCGAGGCGGCGCCCGTCGAGCAACCGGTTGAGGAACCCGCCCCGGTGCTTCCGAAGGGCTACACCCCACCGAAGGGCCGCCCCACCCCCACGCGGCAGGAGCAAGAGATCAAGCGCGGTGTGCGCCGCGACCCCGACGCGCTCACCCCCGCCCAGCGGCGCCAGCGCGAGAAGGAACTGAAACAGAGCCTGCCCAAGGAGGAGTGGAAGGCCTACAAGCGCAAGCGCCGCGAGGAGGCTCGAGCGGCCAACAGGCAGGTGCAATCGCGTATCGACGCCGGAGACGAGCGCTACCTTTTGGAGCGCGATAAGGGCGAGGTCCGCCGCTTTACGCGCGACTGGGTGGACGCCCGCCGCTTTGCCAACAACTACGTCATGCCAGCCACCCTGGTCATGCTGCTCATCCTGCTTCTGTCCACCGTCTTCCCCCGCGCCTCCGCCGTACTTTCTTTGGTGACCATGTTCTTCATCATCGCCATCTTCGCCGAAGGCATCACTATCGGCGTGCGGGCGAACCGGGCGGCGCGTGAGCGCTTCCCCAATACGACGGAGACCGGCTTCGGCTTGGGGCTCTACGCCTTTTCCCGGGCTACCCAGCCGCGCAACTGGCGCTCCCCCAAGCCGCGCGTTGCCATCGGGGACGCCATCTAA
- a CDS encoding HesB/IscA family protein, with translation MTAPTSATGVTLTDAAAAKAKALLDQEGATDLSLRIAVQPGGCAGLRYQLYFDDRELDGDKVDEFGGVRLVVDKMSVPYLMGATIDFADTIQQQGFTIDNPNAGGSCACGDSFN, from the coding sequence ATGACTGCACCGACTTCCGCAACTGGCGTGACGCTCACTGACGCCGCCGCCGCAAAGGCGAAGGCCCTGCTGGACCAGGAGGGCGCGACCGATCTCTCGCTGCGTATCGCAGTGCAGCCCGGTGGCTGCGCCGGTCTGCGCTACCAGCTCTACTTCGACGACCGCGAGCTCGACGGAGACAAGGTCGACGAGTTCGGCGGGGTGCGCCTTGTTGTGGACAAGATGAGCGTGCCCTACCTCATGGGCGCGACGATCGACTTCGCGGACACAATCCAGCAGCAGGGCTTCACCATCGACAACCCGAACGCGGGTGGCTCCTGCGCCTGCGGCGACTCGTTCAACTAA
- a CDS encoding branched-chain amino acid aminotransferase has translation MTSPQFSLTRTSTPRTPEQREEILANPAFGQEFTDHMVSIDWDAENGWHNAQVRPYQPITLDPATNVLHYGQAIFEGLKAYRHADGSISTFRPESNARRMRDSAQRLAMPELPEELFVESLRQLVDVERDWVPAAGGEASLYLRPFMIGTEKTLGVKPSSTYTYYVIASPAGAYFSGGVSPVSVWISEDYVRAAPGGTGAAKFAGNYAASLLAQAQAQEKGCDQVVWLDAIERTYIEEMGGMNLMFIQGSGSDATVITPSLSGSLLPGITRDSLLQVARDLGYEAHERPITVSEWREGVASGEITETLACGTAAVVTPVGRVLSRDGEFTVNNNEPGEVTMQLRERLRAIQQGEAEDTHGWNTTLVEA, from the coding sequence ATGACCTCGCCACAGTTTTCTTTGACCCGAACCTCCACCCCGCGCACTCCCGAGCAGCGCGAGGAGATCCTAGCCAACCCGGCCTTCGGCCAGGAGTTCACCGACCACATGGTCTCGATCGACTGGGATGCAGAAAATGGGTGGCACAACGCGCAGGTGAGGCCCTACCAGCCCATTACGCTCGACCCCGCCACCAACGTCTTGCACTACGGGCAGGCCATCTTCGAGGGGCTGAAGGCATACCGCCACGCCGACGGTTCCATTTCGACCTTCCGCCCCGAAAGCAACGCGCGGCGCATGCGCGACTCCGCGCAGCGCCTGGCCATGCCCGAGCTGCCGGAGGAACTCTTCGTCGAGTCGCTGCGCCAGCTGGTGGACGTGGAGCGCGACTGGGTCCCCGCCGCCGGGGGAGAGGCCTCGCTGTACCTGCGGCCCTTCATGATCGGCACGGAAAAGACCCTCGGCGTCAAGCCGTCTAGCACGTACACCTACTACGTCATCGCGTCCCCCGCCGGGGCCTACTTCTCGGGCGGGGTCAGCCCGGTCAGTGTGTGGATCTCCGAGGACTATGTCCGCGCCGCACCTGGCGGCACCGGTGCCGCGAAGTTCGCCGGCAACTACGCAGCTTCCCTTCTTGCTCAGGCGCAGGCGCAGGAGAAGGGCTGCGACCAAGTGGTCTGGCTCGACGCCATCGAGCGCACGTACATCGAGGAGATGGGCGGGATGAACCTCATGTTCATCCAGGGCAGCGGCTCGGACGCCACCGTGATCACCCCTTCGCTCTCCGGCTCCCTGCTGCCGGGGATCACCCGCGACTCGCTTCTGCAGGTCGCACGCGACTTGGGCTACGAAGCTCACGAGCGCCCCATCACCGTCAGCGAGTGGCGCGAGGGCGTCGCCTCCGGCGAGATCACGGAAACGCTTGCCTGCGGGACGGCGGCCGTGGTGACGCCCGTCGGCCGCGTGCTGAGCAGGGACGGGGAGTTCACCGTGAACAACAACGAGCCCGGTGAGGTGACCATGCAGCTTCGCGAGCGCCTGCGCGCGATCCAGCAGGGCGAGGCCGAGGACACCCACGGGTGGAACACAACGCTCGTGGAGGCCTAA
- a CDS encoding nicotinate-nucleotide--dimethylbenzimidazole phosphoribosyltransferase, with protein sequence MTEFFSPVDSPNGAVSARVTALLRTTVRGRALGRLGELGAWVAACQGSDAPSPFRRPHALIVAANHGIAARGVSAHSPESVAAQAEEISSGAGPANVAARAANCSITLVDDWLARPCGSIDVEDAMTPEAFAAALARGRDLADNAVDSGADLILPGEIGVGSTTVSAALYGVFTRTEPVLAVGRGSGINDEVWKVKTAAVRDAMFRVRRFRHDVAGVLTAISSPDFVGLVGLIAQSAVRRTPLLLDGPYVTMAAYVAERLAPGTREWLVAAQLSGEPSHRACHKALGLNPILSLDVATGQAAGALLALPVVNAAAEMVGEEVATLGA encoded by the coding sequence GTGACCGAGTTCTTCTCCCCCGTTGATTCCCCCAACGGCGCCGTTTCGGCGCGCGTCACCGCCCTGCTGCGTACCACGGTGCGCGGCAGGGCGCTCGGTCGGCTCGGAGAGCTCGGCGCGTGGGTCGCCGCCTGCCAAGGCTCCGACGCGCCGTCCCCCTTCCGCCGCCCCCACGCCCTCATCGTGGCGGCCAATCACGGCATCGCCGCCCGCGGGGTCTCCGCACACTCGCCGGAATCAGTCGCCGCCCAGGCTGAGGAAATTTCTTCCGGGGCAGGCCCCGCGAACGTCGCGGCGCGCGCCGCGAACTGCTCCATCACGCTTGTCGACGACTGGCTCGCCCGCCCGTGCGGATCCATCGACGTCGAAGACGCCATGACGCCGGAGGCCTTCGCCGCCGCGCTGGCGCGCGGCCGGGATCTCGCCGACAACGCCGTCGATTCCGGCGCTGACCTCATCCTCCCCGGCGAGATCGGCGTGGGCAGCACAACGGTCTCGGCGGCCCTGTACGGTGTGTTCACCCGAACGGAGCCGGTGCTCGCCGTCGGCCGCGGCAGCGGCATCAACGACGAAGTGTGGAAGGTCAAAACCGCCGCGGTGCGCGACGCCATGTTCCGCGTCCGCCGGTTCCGCCACGACGTCGCGGGCGTGCTCACGGCGATCTCCTCCCCCGACTTCGTGGGCTTGGTGGGGCTCATCGCCCAGTCGGCGGTGCGCCGCACCCCGCTGCTTCTCGACGGCCCCTACGTCACCATGGCGGCCTACGTCGCCGAGCGCCTCGCCCCCGGCACCCGGGAGTGGCTGGTAGCGGCGCAGCTCAGCGGCGAACCGAGCCACCGCGCCTGCCATAAGGCCCTCGGGCTCAACCCAATCCTCTCCCTCGACGTGGCCACCGGGCAGGCGGCCGGGGCGCTTCTCGCACTGCCCGTCGTCAACGCCGCCGCCGAGATGGTCGGCGAAGAGGTCGCCACGCTGGGCGCCTAA